From the uncultured Methanomethylovorans sp. genome, the window GGGTGATGAGAATGCTCATGTGGTGTGGTTCAGCATCACTTATCAAATCAATATGGGAGCTGAGGCAAATATCAATTCAGTGCTTACTGAAATGGAAGTGAAGATCAGGTTCGCATATCTTGACAATACAGAACCGAATGGGCAGGGAAAATATGTGCTTTTCACGGAGGTTAAGGAAGAGGCACAAATAGAAAACATCAATAAAAGGCTCTGGGGCATTGAAGGCGTAATTGAGGTAGAATCAGGTATATCCGGAAATCGTATGATACATACAGTGGATTTTCCTCTGAATTTTCTGGGAGAAAGAGCCGTGATTACAAGGTCAAGGACTATTTTGGATATACTAAAGATAATAAGGGAAAATGTGATCCAGCCCGATGGTCTGCTTCTGATGAGCGGCCTTAAAGGAGGCAAAGGTGCTGCAAAGTATGTCAAGGGCATAATTCCAGTAGACAGAAACAATTGTATGGCCATATTGAGAGAACTATTCCTTGCATCCGGCTGGGGAAAATTGGAAATGGATTTTGATAGAGATACCTGTAGCGGTAAAGTAAGAGTAAGGGATTCGTTCATTGCAGATGCATACGGTCCCAGTGACCTTCCGGTATGCGGGTACATAAGCGGGTTCATTGCAGGTTACATGACAGAAATGATGGGGTACACTTTTCAGGTCCGTGAAGTCAGTTGTAAGAGCATGGGAAATGCAGTATGCGAACATCTGGTATCAATTGCACCTGAAGGAGTTAATTTGGAACATATTATGAAAGAGGGGATAAAGTGATCAGGCAACCTAATGTTATCCTGGGCAATAGCAAGGTTCTTATCACCATGGGCAAGAAAGGCGAACTGTTAGGTTTTTTTTATCCTCGCAGGGATTATGCCCAACATGTAGAGGAATCGCTTGCCTGCCTGCATATGAACAACAGGCTGATATGGACCAATAATCCTGAATGGTACTCTACACAACATTATCTTGAAGATACGAATATAGTTATTACTGAGCTTGTACATGGAACTGGTATAAAGATAACTATCCAGGATTTTACACATCAAAAAGCATCTGTGATGGTGCGCAAGTATACCATCAGCAGTGAAAGGGATATCAATGGCACATTCTTCTATTATTCCAATCTCAGTGTAGGCGAGATGCACAAGAAGAACTCTGCTTTCTGCGATCCTGATGCACGGCTGCTTGTGCAGTACTGGCAGGATAACTATATTGGTATAATGGCAGATCCGCCTTTCCAGGAATGGCAGGTTGGCAAGGCAATGGACACAATATGGTGGACCAACGCACGCTATGATATGGAAGACGGCAGACTGCAGAACAACAAGGAAGATATCGGTTATCTGAACACGGTAGTAGGATGGGACCTTGATCTTAAAGCTGGAAAATCCAAGGAGATAACCGTATTCATAGGAGCTTCCCAGAAAAGAACACTGTTATACAAGATGATGTTAGAATTAATTCAGGAGCCAGTGGATAATATGTTTGAGGATTCCAAGGAGGACCGGATACGCTGGCTTTCAAAAAAGAATATGGTAAAACTGTCCGTGCTGGACGATATGCCCGAAACAAAACAACAAATAAGGGAGGCTTTCAACCGTTCTCTGCTTACCCTTGACCTGCTCAATGATCCCGTACACGGTTCTTTTGTGGCCGCACCTGAGTTCGACCATGATTTTGAGATGTGTGGCGGTTACGGATACTGCTGGAACAGGGATGTATCAGAAGTAGCAATGTCCTTACTCAATGCAGGTTATCCAGAGTACTGTGAGATGTTCTTCCGTTGGTGCAGACGTACACAGCTTTCCGATGGCTCTTGGTTCCAGAGATACTGGCTCGACGGTAACACGGCTCCTTCATGGGGAAACTTTGACCATTCCACCCAGATAGATGAAACAGGGGCTACACTGCATGTCATGTACACATACTATCTTACCTTAAAGGGTCTTCAAAAAGCAGAGTTTTTGGAAAGTATCTGGATCACTGTCCTCACAGGTGCCGAATACCTAATGAAGCGCACACTGGGTGGGCTGCATGAGCCCTGTTTGGATATATGGGAAACATATGATGGAGTATTCGCTTATACATGCGCTGCTGCATATGCTGGCTTAAAAGGCGCTGCTCAAATAGCAAGGGCTTACCGTGAACTGGGGCTTTCATCCCGTTGGCTTGAAAGAGCTGAGCTCGTAAAGAGCACGACCATCGAAAAAATGTGGCTCAAAGAAGGATATTTTGCTAAACGCATTGCTGATGGCAAGTTAGATCCCACGGTCGAGTCCAGTATGCTCGGTACTTTCGTGCCATTCAATATGCTTTCTCCTAAAGACCCGCAGGAGAGGAAAATGATCTATTCGATGATGAACATCATAGAAAGCAGGCTTAGTGTGAATGTTAACGGACATCATGGCATAAAAAGATACGAGAATGACAAATATATTGAAGGCAACCCCTGGGTAGTAACTACTTTATGGCTATCCAAGGCAATGCTTACCCTTGCACACTCACTTCGCAGTGAACCTGGCAGCGAAACAGAAGTTTCAAGATTGGTACAGGGTTCTGTGAAGTATATCATATGGGCCCTGAAGGGAACAACCAGTACAGGTATGCTTCCTGAACAGGTAGACAAGCAAAAAGGCTATCCTGCTTGGGCTATACCCTTAGGCTGGAGCTGTGCCCTGATGATCGACAACATACTTCTTCTTGAAACACTTTCGGAGGGAACTGAGGATGGAAAGACATGAAGGAACCATATTCTCTGTCGGCAGAGATAATAGCGGTGAACTGTGCCAAAAGGAATGGTTGATAACCAATGGATTAGGGGGGTATGCTTCCTCTACTTTATCTTTTATGAACACCAGAAAATACCATGGTTTGCTGGTGGCATCTATGGAGCCTCCGGTTGACAGAATGGTGCTTTTATCTTCTCTTGACGAAGAAATACGTATAGGCGGTATTACTCATGAACTTGCCTGCCATAAATATCCGGATATTGTCCATCCTCATGGTTTCAGTTACATAAAGGAATTTGTTGAAGGCACCATTCCGTCATGGAAATACGATGTTGACGGTATACAAATATTTAAGGCATTGTTAATGGAACATGGAAGAAATACTGTTCTTATAAAGTATGCTATTAATGTGCCTCCAAATAAAGGAATTTGCAGAATACGTATACATCCTCTTGCAACTATGCGGGATTTTCATAAACTGACTCTACGGCATGATGAAATATCGCAGGAAGCGTCCAGTTATGGCACTGCATTGATGGTCAATTTTGGAGAAGACAGCAAGGCCAGACTACATCTTGTTTCAAATACCGCTTACATTCCTGCAAGCGACTGGTACTATAATTTTGAATATACTGCTGAAATGGAAAGAGGCTATGATTACCATGAAGACTGTTTCAATCCCGGCTACTTTGAAGTGGAACTTGTGCAGGGGATCAATGAGATCTTCATAGTTGCTTCTACTGAAAAGATTACTTCTCTCTCTCTAGCTTCTGTACGCAAGGCGTATGAAGCTGAAAATAAACGCAGTTCCATAATCTGTCAGGGTTTGGACTATACAGACATTCTTCCCTCAAAGCTTGTAATGGCTGCAGACAGTTTCCTTGTCATGCGTAATTCGACAGGAAAGCATTCTATTATTGCAGGTTATCCGTGGTTTGCAGATTGGGGAAGGGACACTATGATTTCATTGCCTGGCCTTACATTTGTAACTGGCAGATATGACCTGGCTGCAAGCATACTTTCCACGTTTGCAGAGAATTGCAGGGACGGGCTTATCCCTAACAGATTCCCAGATCACAGTGGTGACAATTATGCATACAACACAGTGGATGCATCCCTGTGGTTCATCAATGCATTATGGAAGTATCTGGAATATACTAATGATATGCCTACTGTAAGGAAAATGTGGTCTACAGTAGATGATATTATTCTCAACTATTCCAGAGGAACAATGTTTGGCATAAAAATGGATGCAGATGGTTTGCTACTTCACGACGGCCAGCTGACATGGATGGATGCCAAAGTGGGTGGTGTTGAGATCACTCCCCGCAAAGGCAAAGCTTGTGAGATCAATGCTTTGTGGTACAATGCGCTGGTCATTGCCTCAAAGATGGCTTCAAGGCTTGGCATTGATGAATCAGGTTTTGCAGAAATGGCTGAAAAGGTACGCGGAAATTTTGAGAAAGCCTTTTGGAATGAAGAACAAGGTTGCCTTTATGATTGCATTGGTTATAAACAGGGTAAAGAATACAAAGATGGATCATTAAGACCTAATCAGATATTAGCGGTGTCATTACCTCATGGCATGCTTGATCATGAGAAAGAACAAAGCATTGTAAGAAAAGTGCAGCAACATTTACTGACGCCCAGAGGCTTAAGGACACTGGCACCCTATGAAGCTGGCTATATTGGTAAATACGAAGGCTCTGTCCTCCGAAGAGATACGGCCTACCATAACGGGACCGTGTGGCCCTGGCTGTTGGGACCTTTTGTGTCTGCTTACTGCAAGACAAAAGGTCATTCCTTAAGAAGCAGAATGTATGCAAAAGAGCTACTGGATGGATTTATTCCTCATCTTGCAGAAGCAGGTGTTGGAAGTATTTCAGAGATATTCGATGGTAACGCACCTCATATGCCCAGAGGATGTGTATCACAGGCATGGAGTGTTGCAGAGATCCTGCGTGCGTATTCTGAGGATGTGTTGCTTAAAAAGCCAATGAGTAATTAGCTGCTTGTACTTTTCTTTACTGTAAACCAGAACTGAGTACCCTTAGCGTCGGGGTTGTCTTCCACACCTACCCTGCCCCCATGCAGGTCTACAGTTCTCTTCACTATTGCAAGTCCAAGGCCGTGTCCTTTGATATCGCCAACATTAAGTCGTTTGAACCGTTGGAAGACAGAAGTTTTGTCAACATCTGCGATTCCATCTCCAAAATCAGTGAGCACCACCTTCCATTCATTGTTGGAATCATCAACTCTTATTACTATCTTTCCTCCTTTGGAACCGTATTTCAAGGCATTTGAAAGGAGGTTCGTAATAACACCACTTATCAGGGGGTTTGCTTTTGCATAATAAGGACCATTTTCGTGATATTCTATTTTTAGACCAACTGTAAGTATTTCGTATTTGTATGCATCAATAGCTTCAATGATCATTGAATTGAGATCGAGATCTATGAATTCTATTTCCTCAACATTCTCAAGCCGTGCAAGGTTAGCAGCACTAGTAATAGTATCCAGTATTTTAGAAATGCTTTCTTCAATTATGGCAAGGTTGTGAAGCTTATCTTTATCGGTTTCTGTATTTTCAAGTATCTCTGCAAATCCCCTGGCTACTCCTGCAGGATTTAGAATATCATGGCTCATAATATCAATGAATAGGTCCTTAAGTTCATTGGAGCGCTTGAGATTGCGGGCGTATTCCTGTAACCTATTTTCTGCTTCTTTGCGGGATGTGATATCCCGCACTATGCAGACAATTCCCCCATTGTCAAGCCTTGTGAGCGATACTTCTTGGAAAAAGAGTGTACCATCCTTTTTCTTACCCTGGTTTTCTCCTGTCCATTTGCCCTTTTCCAATAACTCCGGCAAGTATTGTGTTTTAAATACATCAAAATCAACAGGATTATACGTTAGCTCCCAAGTTTTACCAATAAGTTCAGAACAGCATTCATAGCCGTACATCCGTGCATGTGCTTCATTTGTATACACATGTTCTCCTTTTTCATTAAGGATAGCCAAGCCATCAGAAGCCGAATCCATTGCGATCTTCTGAATATTAATCAAAGATTCTGCTTTCTTTGCATCGGTAATATCTTCTCCAGAACTAAGTGTACCAGTGATATTACCAGCAGCATCACGAAGTGCTACATTGTTCCATCTGATTATCTTCTCAGTACCTTGCTTTGTGAGGCATGCATTCTCTACAACAGCGTTTTTTGAAATAGAGAATGTGATCACATCGGTAAAAAGTTTATTGACTTCATCTCGCAGATAAGCAGGTACAAAATACTCTACCCAATTCTTTCCGACAACTTCTTCTTCCGTATAACCGAGTATCTCAGATCCTTTTTTGTTAATGAGCGTTATATTCCTTTCATTATCAAGCACAAGGAACATTACCCCTGCAACATCCAGATAGTTCTGTGCCTGGTCTCTTTCCCTTACTATCTCGTCTTGAAGTGCTTTAAGCCTTAAAAGAGAGTTTACACGGG encodes:
- a CDS encoding V4R domain-containing protein, producing the protein MVRDLYMFSKGDENAHVVWFSITYQINMGAEANINSVLTEMEVKIRFAYLDNTEPNGQGKYVLFTEVKEEAQIENINKRLWGIEGVIEVESGISGNRMIHTVDFPLNFLGERAVITRSRTILDILKIIRENVIQPDGLLLMSGLKGGKGAAKYVKGIIPVDRNNCMAILRELFLASGWGKLEMDFDRDTCSGKVRVRDSFIADAYGPSDLPVCGYISGFIAGYMTEMMGYTFQVREVSCKSMGNAVCEHLVSIAPEGVNLEHIMKEGIK
- a CDS encoding glycoside hydrolase family 15 protein codes for the protein MIRQPNVILGNSKVLITMGKKGELLGFFYPRRDYAQHVEESLACLHMNNRLIWTNNPEWYSTQHYLEDTNIVITELVHGTGIKITIQDFTHQKASVMVRKYTISSERDINGTFFYYSNLSVGEMHKKNSAFCDPDARLLVQYWQDNYIGIMADPPFQEWQVGKAMDTIWWTNARYDMEDGRLQNNKEDIGYLNTVVGWDLDLKAGKSKEITVFIGASQKRTLLYKMMLELIQEPVDNMFEDSKEDRIRWLSKKNMVKLSVLDDMPETKQQIREAFNRSLLTLDLLNDPVHGSFVAAPEFDHDFEMCGGYGYCWNRDVSEVAMSLLNAGYPEYCEMFFRWCRRTQLSDGSWFQRYWLDGNTAPSWGNFDHSTQIDETGATLHVMYTYYLTLKGLQKAEFLESIWITVLTGAEYLMKRTLGGLHEPCLDIWETYDGVFAYTCAAAYAGLKGAAQIARAYRELGLSSRWLERAELVKSTTIEKMWLKEGYFAKRIADGKLDPTVESSMLGTFVPFNMLSPKDPQERKMIYSMMNIIESRLSVNVNGHHGIKRYENDKYIEGNPWVVTTLWLSKAMLTLAHSLRSEPGSETEVSRLVQGSVKYIIWALKGTTSTGMLPEQVDKQKGYPAWAIPLGWSCALMIDNILLLETLSEGTEDGKT
- a CDS encoding amylo-alpha-1,6-glucosidase; amino-acid sequence: MERHEGTIFSVGRDNSGELCQKEWLITNGLGGYASSTLSFMNTRKYHGLLVASMEPPVDRMVLLSSLDEEIRIGGITHELACHKYPDIVHPHGFSYIKEFVEGTIPSWKYDVDGIQIFKALLMEHGRNTVLIKYAINVPPNKGICRIRIHPLATMRDFHKLTLRHDEISQEASSYGTALMVNFGEDSKARLHLVSNTAYIPASDWYYNFEYTAEMERGYDYHEDCFNPGYFEVELVQGINEIFIVASTEKITSLSLASVRKAYEAENKRSSIICQGLDYTDILPSKLVMAADSFLVMRNSTGKHSIIAGYPWFADWGRDTMISLPGLTFVTGRYDLAASILSTFAENCRDGLIPNRFPDHSGDNYAYNTVDASLWFINALWKYLEYTNDMPTVRKMWSTVDDIILNYSRGTMFGIKMDADGLLLHDGQLTWMDAKVGGVEITPRKGKACEINALWYNALVIASKMASRLGIDESGFAEMAEKVRGNFEKAFWNEEQGCLYDCIGYKQGKEYKDGSLRPNQILAVSLPHGMLDHEKEQSIVRKVQQHLLTPRGLRTLAPYEAGYIGKYEGSVLRRDTAYHNGTVWPWLLGPFVSAYCKTKGHSLRSRMYAKELLDGFIPHLAEAGVGSISEIFDGNAPHMPRGCVSQAWSVAEILRAYSEDVLLKKPMSN
- a CDS encoding PAS domain S-box protein, producing the protein MSNVKPRFTILVVDDEPVNVELLEAYLHSEHDVITAFNGFEAIESARNKKPDLILLDIMMPDINGFEVCKILKSSKDTAHIPIIMVTALSNREDRARAIEVGTDDFLTKPVDRVSLKTRVNSLLRLKALQDEIVRERDQAQNYLDVAGVMFLVLDNERNITLINKKGSEILGYTEEEVVGKNWVEYFVPAYLRDEVNKLFTDVITFSISKNAVVENACLTKQGTEKIIRWNNVALRDAAGNITGTLSSGEDITDAKKAESLINIQKIAMDSASDGLAILNEKGEHVYTNEAHARMYGYECCSELIGKTWELTYNPVDFDVFKTQYLPELLEKGKWTGENQGKKKDGTLFFQEVSLTRLDNGGIVCIVRDITSRKEAENRLQEYARNLKRSNELKDLFIDIMSHDILNPAGVARGFAEILENTETDKDKLHNLAIIEESISKILDTITSAANLARLENVEEIEFIDLDLNSMIIEAIDAYKYEILTVGLKIEYHENGPYYAKANPLISGVITNLLSNALKYGSKGGKIVIRVDDSNNEWKVVLTDFGDGIADVDKTSVFQRFKRLNVGDIKGHGLGLAIVKRTVDLHGGRVGVEDNPDAKGTQFWFTVKKSTSS